In the genome of Fusobacterium necrogenes, one region contains:
- a CDS encoding FGGY-family carbohydrate kinase, giving the protein MNKYYIGFDAGTQSVKVAIYSLEMECVAEKSYPTTLNYPQSGWVEMDVNEYLEACKKGIRDCVTQMKEKGLNPSEVRGIFGDGIICGIAGIDENGKPITPYVNYLDSRCQKDVEELLSKNFDIWAKETGNPTPNCMFPAMIARWFLKNTKFLENGCKFVHNAPYILMNLAGLSPKDAFIDWGTISGWGLGYNVYKKEWSDEQLKILNIDKKYLPKIVKPWDIIGNLSQEMAEFTGLPAGIPICAGAGDTMQSMLGCGLLEKNMAADVAGTCAMFCVSTDGIKEELSKPENGLIFNSGTLENSYFYWGFIRTGGLALRWFRDNICDKVGEDSYFDKLSKAAEKIPTGANGVLFLPYLTKGVGELANASGCFLNMGMDTDQATLWRAVLEAIGYDYIGITDIYKKGGVSLEEITITEGGSKSNLWNQIKADMLNTKTKTFKKSGGAVMMNVLTVAYALGDIKDLKEVIKNNLEINKNYLPQKEKTDYYREIFETRKMLLNSEMKEVFKILEKVK; this is encoded by the coding sequence ATGAATAAATATTATATTGGATTTGATGCTGGAACTCAAAGTGTTAAGGTTGCTATCTATTCATTAGAAATGGAGTGTGTAGCTGAAAAATCTTATCCTACTACTCTCAATTATCCTCAATCTGGTTGGGTAGAGATGGATGTAAATGAATATTTAGAAGCTTGTAAAAAAGGGATAAGAGATTGTGTTACACAGATGAAGGAAAAAGGCTTAAATCCAAGTGAAGTGAGAGGAATTTTTGGTGATGGAATAATCTGTGGTATTGCTGGAATAGATGAAAATGGTAAACCTATAACACCATATGTAAACTACTTAGATTCTCGTTGCCAAAAAGATGTAGAGGAGCTTTTAAGTAAAAATTTTGATATCTGGGCTAAAGAAACTGGAAATCCTACTCCTAACTGTATGTTTCCAGCTATGATAGCTAGATGGTTTTTAAAAAATACTAAATTTCTAGAAAATGGTTGTAAATTTGTTCACAATGCTCCATATATTTTGATGAACCTAGCTGGATTATCTCCTAAAGATGCTTTTATAGATTGGGGAACTATATCTGGTTGGGGACTAGGATACAATGTCTATAAAAAAGAGTGGTCAGATGAACAACTTAAAATTTTAAATATAGATAAAAAATATCTTCCTAAAATAGTAAAACCTTGGGATATAATTGGAAACCTTTCTCAAGAGATGGCAGAGTTTACAGGATTACCAGCAGGTATTCCTATCTGTGCTGGTGCTGGAGATACTATGCAATCTATGTTAGGTTGTGGGCTTTTAGAGAAAAATATGGCTGCTGATGTAGCTGGTACTTGTGCTATGTTCTGTGTATCAACTGATGGAATAAAAGAGGAGTTGAGCAAACCAGAAAATGGATTGATTTTTAATAGTGGAACTTTAGAAAACTCATATTTTTATTGGGGATTTATAAGAACAGGTGGACTTGCTCTTAGATGGTTTAGAGATAATATCTGTGATAAAGTTGGTGAGGATTCATATTTCGATAAACTTTCTAAAGCAGCAGAAAAAATTCCAACTGGAGCTAATGGAGTTTTATTTTTACCATATCTCACTAAGGGAGTTGGAGAATTAGCAAATGCCTCTGGTTGTTTTTTAAATATGGGAATGGATACTGACCAAGCTACACTATGGAGAGCTGTACTAGAAGCTATTGGATACGACTATATTGGAATCACAGATATATATAAAAAAGGTGGAGTATCCCTAGAGGAGATAACTATAACTGAGGGTGGAAGCAAAAGTAACCTTTGGAATCAAATAAAAGCTGATATGCTAAATACCAAAACTAAGACTTTTAAGAAATCTGGCGGAGCTGTAATGATGAATGTATTAACTGTGGCTTATGCTCTTGGAGATATAAAAGATTTAAAAGAGGTAATAAAAAATAATTTAGAGATTAATAAAAATTATCTTCCTCAAAAAGAAAAAACTGATTATTATAGAGAAATTTTTGAAACTAGAAAGATGCTCTTAAACTCTGAAATGAAGGAAGTTTTCAAAATTTTAGAAAAAGTAAAATAA
- a CDS encoding GNAT family N-acetyltransferase, whose protein sequence is MTQATEKVYELAFEQLDIIKIMATTFKDNIDSRRVIEKNGFKLEGIREKSI, encoded by the coding sequence ATGACACAGGCAACAGAAAAAGTTTATGAATTAGCATTTGAGCAGTTAGATATTATTAAAATAATGGCGACCACTTTTAAAGATAATATTGACTCAAGAAGAGTAATTGAAAAAAATGGATTTAAATTAGAAGGAATAAGAGAAAAATCTATATAA